From Marivirga harenae, one genomic window encodes:
- a CDS encoding DUF6660 family protein produces the protein MDLISTFAFVKVLCYILSIYLITLCGIPCSDAKSINNDQEITSYRDLANENQSHEHNQEEDACSPLCVCHCCHLHFFPITEIPFSHPDLLSGSYSLYYQDFRTIEIFDFLKPPRL, from the coding sequence ATGGATTTAATCTCTACCTTTGCTTTCGTGAAAGTTTTATGCTACATATTGAGTATTTATTTGATTACGCTTTGCGGGATACCCTGCTCTGATGCTAAATCAATAAATAATGATCAAGAAATCACTTCTTATCGTGATTTGGCAAATGAAAATCAAAGCCACGAGCATAATCAGGAAGAAGATGCTTGTTCACCGCTCTGTGTATGTCATTGCTGCCATCTCCATTTCTTTCCTATAACAGAAATTCCATTTTCACATCCTGATCTATTATCAGGTTCTTATTCTCTCTATTATCAGGATTTCAGAACTATTGAAATCTTCGACTTCCTAAAACCTCCTCGTCTATAA
- a CDS encoding DUF1905 domain-containing protein, with amino-acid sequence MEQLVKDEKLELKYQPGKGAWTYHIQIPNTKHIVGKWGSMKVSGTIDDYKIESHNLAKIGDQDKLISINSTIRKAINKSGGDTVKVTLYLQTSSEQITEKEVLETFKDSGVLTAFKKMPEEERNEIIGKIIPLKSEDKQVKMILKYIDQLSKNNN; translated from the coding sequence ATGGAGCAATTAGTTAAAGACGAAAAACTTGAATTAAAATATCAACCAGGAAAAGGCGCCTGGACTTACCATATTCAAATTCCGAACACAAAACACATAGTGGGGAAGTGGGGCTCTATGAAGGTTTCAGGGACAATTGACGACTATAAAATAGAGAGTCATAACTTAGCAAAAATAGGAGATCAGGATAAACTCATTTCTATAAATAGCACCATTAGAAAAGCAATCAATAAAAGCGGTGGCGACACAGTAAAAGTAACCCTCTATTTACAAACTTCCAGCGAGCAAATTACCGAAAAGGAAGTTTTAGAAACTTTCAAAGATTCAGGTGTATTGACAGCATTTAAAAAAATGCCAGAAGAAGAAAGAAATGAAATTATCGGGAAAATAATTCCTTTGAAATCAGAAGACAAGCAAGTAAAAATGATTTTGAAATACATTGACCAACTGAGTAAAAATAATAATTAA
- a CDS encoding ankyrin repeat domain-containing protein has protein sequence MYKFVQVNKVLKLNQFIFENQESKSPQYDFGSALNDELYENLKSGPGFMDRIKPLIAQGANINARNSNKETVFQATGSYYSKLNHDIVRYLVLEAKANINAHDDEYVTSLYSLALSEDPERLKLFLELGANPNTITPNTFQTVVDDIESLHYSAYEVFENKEESLLEAIEILKSYGAKSAHELFTTEPKEYLAVNMFYPTFLVSKYGQMHVEDLTSDPTVLKAFEELERLKKQYENIVDDKKQLAFYKGIVGNHVRKINGLLEGLDVLKEVEVVK, from the coding sequence TTGTATAAGTTTGTACAAGTCAATAAAGTATTAAAACTAAATCAATTCATCTTCGAAAATCAAGAAAGCAAATCACCGCAATATGACTTTGGTTCAGCCCTGAATGATGAGCTCTATGAGAATTTAAAGAGTGGGCCTGGCTTTATGGATAGGATAAAACCTTTGATTGCCCAAGGAGCTAATATTAATGCTCGGAATTCGAATAAGGAAACGGTATTTCAGGCAACTGGAAGTTATTACAGCAAGTTAAATCACGATATTGTACGTTACTTGGTTTTAGAAGCTAAAGCGAACATAAATGCTCATGATGATGAGTATGTTACTAGTTTGTATTCCTTGGCATTAAGTGAAGATCCTGAGCGGTTAAAACTATTCCTGGAATTAGGTGCCAATCCTAATACCATAACACCTAACACTTTCCAGACTGTTGTAGATGATATTGAATCACTTCATTATTCAGCCTATGAAGTTTTTGAGAATAAGGAAGAATCTTTACTGGAGGCAATTGAAATCTTAAAATCTTATGGAGCAAAAAGCGCTCATGAATTATTTACCACTGAGCCAAAGGAATATCTTGCTGTGAATATGTTTTATCCTACATTTTTGGTCTCTAAATATGGGCAAATGCATGTGGAGGATTTGACTAGTGATCCTACTGTTTTAAAAGCGTTTGAGGAGTTAGAAAGGCTCAAAAAACAGTATGAAAATATTGTTGATGATAAAAAGCAATTAGCGTTTTATAAAGGGATTGTAGGGAATCATGTTCGGAAGATTAACGGGTTATTGGAGGGGTTGGATGTTTTGAAGGAGGTGGAGGTTGTAAAATGA
- a CDS encoding virulence RhuM family protein, with protein MSNNLNPNQSEFLLYVSQAGEVKVDVLLQDETVWLTQKGMQELFEKAKSTISEHISNVFEEGELDEKVVVRDFRTTSPHGAIKGKTQENTVRYYNLDVIISVGYRVKSQRGTQFRIWATKVLREFIIKGFAMDDERLKQGSAQFGKDYFDELLERIREIRASERRFYQKITDIYAQCSIDYDPKAEISQTFFKTVQNKLHWAITGHTAAEIIKERADAKKPHMGITTWKSAPKGKVLKTDITTAKNYLKEKELKDLNRIVTMYLDFAELQAERQNPMKMSDWISKLDGFLQFNDYKVLKDAGKISAQIAKQLAEKEYQKFRVEQDKNFESDFDKEVKRITKKRNK; from the coding sequence ATGAGCAACAACCTTAACCCCAACCAAAGCGAATTCCTGCTCTACGTTTCCCAGGCGGGGGAAGTAAAGGTAGATGTCCTATTACAAGATGAAACTGTTTGGCTTACCCAAAAAGGTATGCAAGAGCTTTTCGAAAAAGCCAAATCCACGATATCGGAGCATATTAGTAATGTATTTGAAGAAGGTGAACTGGATGAGAAAGTGGTTGTTCGGGATTTCCGAACTACCAGTCCGCATGGCGCTATCAAAGGGAAAACACAAGAAAACACCGTAAGGTATTATAATTTGGATGTGATCATTTCTGTGGGTTACCGAGTGAAGTCACAGCGTGGTACACAATTCCGTATTTGGGCAACCAAAGTTTTACGTGAATTCATTATCAAAGGCTTTGCTATGGATGACGAACGTTTAAAACAAGGTTCTGCCCAATTTGGTAAAGATTACTTCGATGAGCTGCTAGAACGAATTCGGGAGATTCGAGCAAGTGAAAGAAGATTCTACCAAAAAATCACCGATATCTATGCTCAATGTAGCATTGATTACGATCCTAAAGCAGAAATCTCGCAGACATTCTTCAAAACAGTGCAAAACAAACTCCATTGGGCTATTACGGGTCATACCGCAGCTGAAATCATTAAAGAAAGAGCGGATGCTAAAAAACCTCATATGGGTATAACCACATGGAAGAGCGCACCAAAAGGAAAAGTACTTAAAACAGATATTACAACAGCTAAAAATTACCTCAAAGAGAAAGAACTCAAGGACCTCAACCGTATAGTCACCATGTATTTAGACTTTGCGGAGCTACAAGCTGAAAGACAAAATCCCATGAAAATGAGCGATTGGATAAGCAAACTGGATGGCTTTTTACAATTTAATGATTACAAAGTTTTAAAGGATGCCGGTAAAATCTCAGCACAGATAGCCAAACAACTAGCAGAAAAAGAATACCAGAAATTCAGAGTAGAACAAGATAAAAATTTCGAATCTGACTTCGATAAAGAGGTAAAACGCATCACCAAGAAACGGAATAAATAG
- a CDS encoding ArsR/SmtB family transcription factor — MDKNQSCIRVLADEVQIQQCKENLEENKESFGKLSSILNLAGNEVRLKILYLLEQEGQLCPCDLSDILGMSIPAISQHIRKMKDRNIITGKRSGQTIFYAINEEHLELLKPLFQEITVGDKKEMI; from the coding sequence ATGGATAAAAATCAATCATGTATAAGGGTATTGGCTGATGAAGTACAAATTCAGCAATGCAAAGAAAATCTCGAAGAAAACAAAGAATCATTCGGTAAGCTGAGTAGCATCCTGAATTTAGCCGGTAATGAGGTCAGACTGAAAATACTTTACCTTTTAGAACAAGAAGGCCAATTATGCCCCTGTGATCTTTCCGATATTTTGGGAATGAGTATTCCTGCAATATCTCAGCACATCCGAAAAATGAAAGACCGGAATATCATCACAGGAAAACGAAGCGGTCAAACCATTTTTTATGCAATTAATGAAGAACATTTAGAGCTTCTAAAACCCTTGTTTCAGGAAATCACAGTTGGTGACAAAAAAGAAATGATATGA
- the merTP gene encoding mercuric transport protein MerTP, with protein sequence MTTQENSNIESNNNKKLLGAGLVSAIAASICCITPVLALVSGASGIASTFSWLDPLRPYLIAVTILVLAFAWYQKLKPRTEEEIACACEEDEKPNFWQSKKFLGIVTVFAVVMMAFPLYADMFYPSQDQKQTIVVETDNLQTTTFEIKGMTCNGCASHVENDVNKLNGIVEVDASYEDADAMVKYDQSKVTSEEIKAAINGTGYKVISQK encoded by the coding sequence ATGACTACGCAGGAAAACTCAAATATTGAATCCAATAATAACAAAAAACTTTTAGGGGCAGGATTAGTATCTGCAATTGCAGCATCAATATGCTGTATCACCCCGGTTTTAGCCCTGGTTTCAGGTGCATCTGGGATTGCTTCCACATTTTCGTGGTTAGATCCTTTGAGACCATATCTAATAGCAGTGACCATACTGGTTTTAGCTTTTGCCTGGTATCAAAAATTGAAACCCAGAACGGAAGAGGAAATAGCTTGTGCTTGTGAAGAGGACGAAAAACCCAATTTTTGGCAAAGCAAGAAGTTTCTGGGAATTGTAACGGTTTTTGCGGTGGTGATGATGGCTTTTCCTCTGTATGCTGATATGTTTTATCCTTCACAAGATCAAAAACAGACTATTGTGGTAGAAACTGATAATCTGCAAACTACCACTTTCGAAATCAAGGGGATGACCTGTAATGGCTGTGCTTCGCATGTAGAGAATGATGTTAATAAACTAAACGGTATAGTGGAAGTAGATGCGAGTTACGAAGATGCTGATGCTATGGTAAAATATGATCAATCAAAAGTAACTAGTGAAGAAATTAAGGCAGCCATAAACGGCACAGGCTATAAAGTAATCAGTCAGAAATAA
- a CDS encoding dihydrolipoyl dehydrogenase family protein, whose translation MKKYDLFVIGSGMAGMNIANRCASKGLKVGITDELPYGGTCALRGCDPKKIMLAATELRHFATNLEDRNISDIPEISWKAAMKSKQEFVEIMPAKLEKGYEKNGVETFHSSARFIKENQLKVGDEIIEAAKIVIATGAKARHLDFPGGDLTLTSTDFLNFENLPKSLIFIGGGYIAFEFAHMAARYGSKVTIIHRGERPLENFDPFIVEQITKATEELDIELILNTDVSKIEKSEAGYKVTANPDGNEKNWEAEVVINSAGRLPAIFDLDLDKGNVKFTQKGIVANEYLQSTSNPNVYVAGDAAATDGKPLTPVAVMEGHIVASNILKENSKKPDYSAIPTVVFTSPAMASVGLSEEQANQMGLDFIVKKNSIPNWFTAKRLNEKTYAFKTLIEKDSGKILGAHLTGPHAEEVINLFAMAIKGGLTSKDIKTMILTYPSASSDIVYMV comes from the coding sequence ATGAAGAAATACGATTTATTTGTAATTGGCTCTGGCATGGCAGGGATGAATATCGCCAATCGCTGTGCCTCTAAAGGATTGAAAGTAGGCATAACGGATGAATTACCTTATGGTGGTACTTGCGCTTTGCGCGGTTGCGATCCGAAGAAAATTATGCTGGCAGCTACGGAATTAAGGCATTTCGCAACCAATTTGGAGGATAGAAACATCTCTGATATTCCGGAAATTTCATGGAAAGCTGCCATGAAAAGCAAACAGGAATTTGTGGAAATTATGCCTGCAAAATTAGAAAAAGGCTATGAGAAAAATGGGGTGGAGACCTTTCATTCTTCTGCCCGCTTCATAAAGGAAAATCAACTGAAGGTAGGAGATGAGATTATAGAAGCAGCTAAGATTGTGATTGCCACTGGAGCGAAAGCCCGTCATCTTGATTTTCCCGGTGGAGACTTAACACTCACAAGTACCGACTTTTTAAACTTCGAAAACCTTCCTAAATCTCTCATATTTATAGGTGGTGGCTATATAGCTTTTGAATTTGCCCACATGGCTGCTCGCTATGGCAGTAAAGTGACTATTATTCACCGGGGAGAGAGACCTCTAGAGAATTTTGATCCTTTTATTGTGGAACAAATCACTAAAGCCACGGAAGAATTAGATATAGAGTTAATACTTAACACAGATGTCAGCAAAATCGAAAAATCGGAAGCTGGATATAAAGTCACTGCAAACCCTGATGGTAATGAAAAGAACTGGGAAGCTGAAGTGGTAATTAATTCAGCAGGAAGGCTGCCTGCTATTTTTGACCTTGATTTAGATAAAGGCAATGTGAAGTTCACTCAAAAAGGAATAGTCGCAAACGAATATCTGCAAAGTACATCAAACCCAAATGTATATGTTGCCGGAGATGCAGCTGCTACTGATGGCAAGCCTCTTACTCCTGTGGCCGTGATGGAAGGTCATATTGTAGCATCCAACATTCTAAAAGAAAATAGCAAAAAGCCTGATTACAGTGCTATACCAACTGTGGTCTTTACCTCACCAGCAATGGCATCAGTAGGACTATCTGAAGAGCAGGCCAACCAAATGGGATTGGATTTCATTGTTAAAAAAAATAGTATTCCTAATTGGTTTACAGCCAAAAGGCTCAATGAAAAGACCTATGCTTTTAAAACGCTCATCGAAAAAGATAGTGGTAAAATTTTGGGAGCACACCTTACAGGACCCCATGCAGAAGAAGTTATTAATCTTTTTGCCATGGCAATTAAAGGAGGCCTGACTTCAAAAGACATAAAAACCATGATCCTTACCTATCCCTCAGCAAGTTCGGATATAGTGTACATGGTTTAA
- a CDS encoding GDCCVxC domain-containing (seleno)protein produces the protein MEVVLESTIKCPNCGHEKTEEMPTDACQFFYECENCNTVLKPQTGDCCVYCSYGTVACPPIQQNKSCC, from the coding sequence ATGGAAGTAGTATTAGAATCAACGATAAAATGCCCCAACTGTGGGCATGAAAAAACAGAAGAAATGCCAACAGATGCTTGTCAATTCTTCTATGAGTGTGAAAATTGTAACACAGTTTTAAAACCACAAACTGGTGATTGCTGTGTCTATTGTAGTTACGGAACAGTAGCATGTCCACCGATCCAACAAAACAAAAGCTGCTGTTAA
- a CDS encoding DUF418 domain-containing protein has translation MKNVSQPTTLTQPLKRITVLDALRGFALLGVILMHMLQNFGIFEVSVEQAQTRFPEMDKTIQWIGSNLIMGRFINIFAFLFGLSFFIQMDRAAKKGIDFRKRFIWRMFILLLIGVVGHSFYSIEIISIYAVFGLLLIPLYSLRNWSLLLVAALLLIGTPRAIQSRIHNSNLKAQTAENPTESGSPEAREIPAHIQNPSFINSVKHNYAERFEGKLNYQFGMYGRGYLTFALFILGLVVGRIRFFETLGERKRRNLFLFVGFAVAALFVNWIESLFPAVEVRSLMRPGDEYIPAMMLVVKTLGDLNLVFFSAALGMGFIILYNTSSFSKYLDVLSPYGRMALTNYEMQGVIGAILFSAWAFGSVFSSWGATELFVFGIIIFVLQILLSRIWLKYFLYGPLEWLWRSGTYLKWQALKKRKS, from the coding sequence ATGAAAAATGTAAGTCAGCCCACCACATTAACCCAACCTTTAAAACGAATTACAGTCCTAGATGCTTTAAGGGGTTTTGCTCTTCTGGGTGTTATTCTGATGCATATGTTGCAAAATTTCGGAATATTTGAAGTTTCAGTTGAGCAAGCTCAAACTCGCTTTCCGGAAATGGATAAAACGATTCAATGGATTGGCAGTAATCTGATTATGGGCAGGTTTATCAATATTTTTGCTTTTCTTTTCGGACTCAGTTTTTTTATTCAGATGGACAGGGCAGCCAAGAAAGGGATAGATTTTAGAAAGCGATTTATATGGAGGATGTTCATTTTGTTACTGATTGGAGTAGTTGGCCATTCATTTTACAGTATTGAAATCATTTCCATATATGCCGTTTTTGGACTTTTACTCATCCCACTATATTCTCTGAGAAACTGGAGTTTACTACTGGTGGCTGCTCTTCTGCTAATTGGAACGCCTCGAGCTATCCAGTCTAGGATTCATAATAGTAACTTGAAAGCGCAAACTGCAGAAAACCCAACTGAAAGCGGTTCTCCTGAAGCAAGGGAAATTCCAGCGCATATCCAAAACCCCTCTTTTATTAATTCTGTAAAGCACAATTATGCTGAAAGATTTGAAGGGAAGCTGAACTATCAGTTTGGTATGTATGGGCGAGGCTATCTTACTTTTGCTTTGTTTATTTTAGGATTGGTTGTGGGTAGAATCCGCTTTTTTGAGACTCTGGGTGAAAGAAAAAGACGGAATCTTTTCCTGTTTGTCGGTTTTGCAGTAGCTGCCCTATTCGTGAATTGGATTGAAAGCCTCTTTCCTGCTGTAGAAGTGCGATCATTAATGAGACCGGGTGATGAATATATACCTGCGATGATGTTGGTGGTTAAAACTTTGGGAGATCTCAATTTAGTATTTTTCTCAGCTGCTTTGGGGATGGGATTTATTATTCTGTATAATACCAGCAGTTTTAGCAAATACCTTGACGTATTATCTCCTTATGGTCGAATGGCGCTAACCAATTATGAAATGCAAGGGGTCATTGGTGCCATTTTGTTTTCTGCATGGGCTTTTGGATCAGTTTTCAGTAGTTGGGGTGCCACAGAATTATTTGTATTCGGTATCATCATTTTTGTTCTCCAGATTCTATTGAGCAGAATATGGCTCAAGTATTTTTTATACGGTCCACTAGAGTGGTTGTGGCGTTCGGGAACTTACTTAAAATGGCAAGCTCTTAAGAAAAGAAAGTCATAA
- a CDS encoding flavodoxin family protein, which yields MQFLNYLLVGILFIIPISACSQANENKTLDQAIKSDDVLIVYLSRTNNTQAVAKMIYEEVGGEIVELELKTPYPEDYEAIVSQVDQENETSYLPPLKTEIKNIQKYDIIFIGFPTWDMQLPPPMKSFLTKYDLSGKTVIPFNTNAGYGVGSSFNTVKELCPESTILEGYSTKGGVERDGIYFVMEGEKRKEVKGEVKDWLESLHIMK from the coding sequence ATGCAATTTCTTAATTATCTCTTGGTCGGTATTTTATTCATTATACCTATTAGTGCTTGCAGCCAGGCTAATGAAAATAAGACCTTGGATCAAGCAATTAAGTCTGATGATGTGCTAATAGTGTACCTAAGCAGAACGAATAATACTCAGGCTGTTGCCAAGATGATTTATGAGGAAGTCGGTGGGGAAATTGTTGAATTGGAGTTGAAAACACCTTATCCGGAAGATTATGAGGCTATAGTTTCGCAAGTGGACCAAGAAAATGAAACTAGCTATTTACCTCCTCTCAAAACTGAAATTAAAAATATCCAAAAGTATGATATCATTTTCATTGGATTCCCGACCTGGGATATGCAATTACCTCCCCCAATGAAAAGCTTTTTGACCAAATATGATCTTAGTGGTAAAACAGTCATCCCATTTAATACTAATGCTGGGTATGGAGTTGGAAGTAGTTTTAATACCGTAAAGGAGCTTTGTCCTGAGAGTACCATTCTGGAAGGCTATTCGACTAAAGGTGGAGTAGAAAGAGACGGAATCTATTTTGTAATGGAGGGTGAAAAACGCAAGGAAGTAAAAGGTGAAGTGAAGGATTGGCTAGAAAGCCTTCACATCATGAAGTAG
- a CDS encoding DUF4440 domain-containing protein produces the protein MKKYINYSAILFSLLLCMQVNAQDDSTFPKGEKAPNVHHSGDVWLYHVSDADKTFDYSIVQAVFAKGAKLDWHKHPAGQQLIITEGIGFYQERGKKVQTVKEGDVVKCAPGVAHWHAATPQTGVTYLAITGNEPTEWLEPVKEEEFYSIELTVSNTKNVEKEIMDLSKKKWDWMADKNVGQLDDLFHEQSVFVHMGGSWGKEKELSVIESGGIWYKKADVKEVSLNVMGNTAILLNNITLLAVVGGNEVTNPFEVTEVYVKEDGNWKLSALSFTKLLGGDSDK, from the coding sequence ATGAAAAAGTATATAAATTATTCCGCTATTCTATTCAGTTTATTGCTTTGCATGCAAGTAAATGCACAAGATGATTCAACATTTCCCAAAGGAGAAAAAGCACCTAATGTACACCACAGTGGGGATGTTTGGCTCTATCATGTGAGTGATGCTGATAAAACCTTTGATTATAGTATCGTACAAGCTGTATTTGCTAAAGGAGCAAAACTCGATTGGCATAAGCATCCTGCCGGACAGCAATTAATTATCACAGAAGGCATCGGTTTTTATCAGGAAAGGGGCAAGAAAGTGCAAACTGTAAAAGAAGGAGATGTTGTGAAATGTGCACCTGGAGTAGCACATTGGCATGCCGCCACCCCTCAGACAGGAGTTACTTACCTTGCCATTACAGGTAATGAGCCTACAGAATGGCTTGAACCGGTAAAGGAGGAAGAATTTTATAGTATTGAATTAACTGTTTCCAATACAAAAAATGTAGAAAAGGAAATCATGGATTTATCCAAAAAGAAATGGGATTGGATGGCGGATAAAAATGTAGGTCAACTGGATGATTTATTTCATGAGCAATCAGTCTTCGTCCACATGGGAGGAAGCTGGGGCAAGGAAAAGGAACTTAGTGTGATTGAAAGTGGGGGTATTTGGTATAAGAAAGCAGATGTCAAAGAAGTATCGCTTAATGTAATGGGAAATACCGCCATTTTATTGAATAACATTACACTTTTAGCTGTAGTCGGTGGAAATGAAGTCACTAATCCTTTCGAAGTGACTGAGGTATATGTGAAAGAAGATGGAAACTGGAAGCTTAGCGCTCTTTCCTTTACGAAGCTCTTAGGTGGCGACAGTGATAAATAA
- a CDS encoding alpha/beta hydrolase — protein sequence MHYQNNISFLAFLAVVLMMTVFSSHAQKQPLIIEEQGSFMVGGEIVKASGTFDPIGHGYFNPSNQASQGQTLHGDHAYVFYQIPQDKRKLPLIFWHGYGQSAKTWETTPDGREGFQNIFLKKQFPVYLIDQPRRGKAGRSTEPTTITAKPDNQLWFGIFRLGIDNEFFKGSQFPQDSLALNQFYRQMTPDTGPLDIEVNINAVSALFDKVGAGILVTHSHSGGQGWLTALQNDNIKGIVSYEPGSNFVFPENEIPEPISYVGGKLSARGVSMSDFKKLTQIPIIIYYGDYIPTAPVKYPGQEQWRAALAMAKKWRDVVNDYGGDVTLIYLPDIGIKGNSHFPMSDLNNEKIAELMFNWLQEKGLD from the coding sequence ATGCACTATCAAAATAACATTTCATTTCTTGCTTTTCTTGCTGTTGTTCTGATGATGACTGTTTTTTCAAGTCATGCACAAAAGCAACCCTTAATTATTGAGGAACAAGGTAGCTTTATGGTCGGTGGAGAAATTGTAAAAGCTTCAGGCACCTTTGACCCGATAGGCCATGGTTATTTTAATCCTTCCAATCAAGCCTCACAAGGACAGACTTTGCATGGCGATCACGCTTATGTATTCTATCAAATCCCACAGGATAAACGTAAGCTGCCACTGATTTTCTGGCATGGTTACGGGCAATCTGCTAAAACCTGGGAGACGACCCCAGATGGAAGAGAAGGTTTTCAGAATATTTTTCTTAAGAAGCAATTTCCTGTTTATTTGATTGATCAACCAAGGAGAGGAAAAGCAGGGAGAAGTACAGAACCCACTACTATTACAGCCAAACCTGATAATCAGCTCTGGTTTGGGATTTTCCGATTGGGAATTGATAATGAGTTTTTCAAAGGAAGCCAGTTTCCTCAAGATTCACTGGCTTTAAACCAATTTTACAGACAGATGACACCAGATACTGGCCCTCTCGACATAGAAGTTAACATCAATGCAGTATCCGCATTATTTGATAAAGTTGGTGCTGGCATATTGGTAACTCACTCGCATAGTGGAGGTCAGGGATGGTTAACTGCACTTCAAAATGATAATATAAAAGGCATTGTCTCCTATGAGCCGGGCAGTAATTTTGTTTTTCCTGAAAATGAAATACCAGAACCCATATCATATGTTGGTGGAAAGTTGAGCGCCAGAGGGGTTTCCATGTCGGATTTCAAGAAATTAACACAGATCCCGATTATTATTTATTACGGTGATTATATTCCAACAGCGCCTGTGAAATATCCAGGGCAAGAGCAGTGGAGGGCAGCATTGGCTATGGCTAAAAAATGGAGAGATGTAGTCAATGATTATGGCGGGGATGTGACCCTGATATATTTGCCAGATATTGGAATTAAAGGGAATAGCCACTTCCCAATGTCAGATTTAAACAATGAAAAGATTGCCGAGCTTATGTTCAATTGGCTACAAGAAAAAGGACTTGACTAA
- a CDS encoding helix-turn-helix domain-containing protein, which translates to MDEIQKFETVSQYNAYNNHETLHPLVTVVDFSKAHPRYLKKTYFGLYLVLLKEINCGDLRYGKQTYDYQEGTLIFVAPGQVISIDNNNQLYHPKGHGIAFHPDLIKGTSLGKHIDHYSFFSYKVNEALHVSERERKMVMDCFSKISYELEMNVDNHSKKLITSNIELLLNYCDRFYDRQFITRDNVHKGILKRFETLLNAYFSSDKPETIGLPSVAYCADELNLSSNYFGDLIKRETGKTALEFIQLKLIEEAKERIFDPSKSLSQIAFDLGFKYPQHFTRVFKQHVGVSPKEYRNMN; encoded by the coding sequence ATGGACGAGATACAAAAATTTGAAACTGTTAGCCAATACAATGCATACAACAATCATGAAACACTACACCCTCTGGTTACAGTTGTGGATTTCTCAAAGGCTCATCCAAGGTATCTAAAAAAGACATATTTCGGTCTGTATCTTGTACTCTTGAAAGAGATAAACTGTGGGGATCTAAGATATGGAAAACAAACTTACGATTATCAGGAAGGCACTTTGATATTCGTTGCACCGGGGCAGGTCATTTCAATTGATAATAACAACCAACTCTATCATCCCAAAGGACATGGAATTGCCTTCCATCCAGATCTTATCAAGGGCACTTCACTGGGTAAACACATTGATCACTATTCGTTTTTTAGCTATAAGGTAAATGAAGCACTGCATGTTTCTGAACGCGAGCGAAAAATGGTAATGGACTGTTTTTCCAAAATCAGCTATGAACTAGAGATGAATGTTGACAATCACAGCAAAAAATTAATTACCTCTAATATTGAATTGCTCTTAAATTATTGCGATAGGTTTTATGACCGCCAGTTCATTACCCGTGACAATGTGCATAAAGGAATTTTGAAAAGGTTTGAAACTTTATTGAATGCTTACTTTTCTTCTGATAAACCCGAAACTATTGGCTTGCCTTCTGTGGCTTATTGCGCAGATGAACTCAACCTATCATCAAACTATTTTGGTGATTTGATTAAAAGGGAAACTGGTAAAACTGCACTTGAATTCATTCAGCTTAAGTTAATTGAAGAGGCGAAAGAAAGAATCTTTGACCCAAGTAAGTCACTAAGCCAAATTGCTTTCGACCTGGGCTTTAAATACCCACAACATTTTACTCGCGTTTTTAAACAGCATGTAGGCGTATCTCCAAAAGAATATCGGAATATGAATTAA